A window of Leishmania major strain Friedlin complete genome, chromosome 27 genomic DNA:
GAGTGTGCTTGTCCTTGACACCCGACCTCCGCTGGGACACCCTGTGCACCGGTGCAGCCGACGggtctgtgtgcgtgtggagggCCATGCCGGAGTCGGGGCGGGCGGcgggtggcagcgccgcagcaagGAAGGAGAGCGCTGCGCCATTGATTGCCCACCTCTTGCACGTACTCGCTCTTCCACCGAACACTGCGGCGAAAGGGGATGCTGATGGGAAgcgggtggcggccgtggcggcggggcTGAAGGCATccaccaccggcacacaAGGTGCCATCCTTGTCGTGGAGCTGACCGCCATTGGAGAAGTTGGCCAGGTTGCCGCCGTGCTCCTCAAGGACAACGTAGAGGTGTCGTGCGCGCACCTGTGCCGCGGCGACAAGGGCACCCTCTCGCTCTGGGTCGGGACGCGGTGTGGTAAGCTGTTGCACGCTTTCAATAAACCGGCGCAGAAGGTCTGGACAGCGCTGATGCCGGTGCATTGGGATGGCAAGCCGAACGGCAGCGTGGCCGCCATCGCAGATGACGCCGCATCGTCGGCCATGATGGTGGCTGTTGCCGAAGCGCCCGACTCGCGTCGGGCGTCGCAACGCCTGTTCCTCTCCGCGCTTCAGCTGGAGCCCGGGGCGACGGTGGTGAAGACGGTGCTCTCACGATGGGAAAGCGATGTTGCCCTTTCTTGCAATGCATAtgccgccggccgccgcgagcgcaCGTTCGCTATGACATGGGTGAGCAAGGTGGGCTCAGACGAGCAAGCCTCTCCGCGTACCATTGGTGGGCTGctcgtgtgctgcagcgacggcaccaTGGTGCGCTGTTTGCGCACCAGCATGGCCGATGCTGCCCCTTCTGTAGGCCCCTGGAACACACCCGAGGTACTTgtcatggcggcggcgtcgtccgGGGAAGCAAACACCATTCAGCGCAACTTCGACGAATCCCCGTCCTTCTCAGCCACAGCGGTGGCCTCGCAAAGTCGAGACTCAGATCTTCTCTGTGTCGACATGTTTGATAACAGCAAGCGATTACTGATGCCGTCGAAGGTGCGGACGACGCAGCTGACAGCGCTCCTGTGCGACGTTGGGACAGAGAGGGTgcggctggcggcggtgcggcaagAAAAACCGGATGTCGCGAGCGAAGTGGCACTCTTCGACAACGCGGGTCGGGAGTTTGGTCGCGTAacgcacgacggcgccgttTTACAGAGCAACGACACGTCTACAGCATCTGCCTCGAAAGGACTGATCAGCTATACACCCAAAGTGCAGGGGGCGTCCCTGCGTCGgtcctccgcggcggcagtgcccCCGGCAGCCCGGGCTGCCAACTGCACCGCTATCGCTGCACACGCGGGGGATCGAATCGCCTTTATTGGCTACGATGACGGTCTTCTGCAGATGGTTGACACAGCAGACGTGTACGTCTTCTGCCGTCGCTGGGCAGCAGACGCGACTGGCGTCGCTCGACCGATTGTGGATGTGCGGTACAGTGGCTCGGGggtagtggtggtgctgTTAGCGAACCATCACCTCTGCAGTTTCGCTGTCCCCCCTCGTAGTCTACTCGACCAACCTTCGCTCTGATGAGACCTTGAGCGTGTGCCTCGGGGCACTGTTTTGGGTGGGGATACCTGCTTTTTTCACGATTGTGCTGTCTTGCGCGCTTCTGCATGGCATCGTTGCTTGTACAACATAATGAGGCGAACAAGTATTTCCTTCTTTTGTATCAGCGTGtgcccccttcctctgcccGTGCAACGCGAGCTGCACTCCACTCCACTCCAGCCGGCCCCGTCACACCGGCCCACATGGCctggcgcgaagcagcggtagGCATACGCGGTacagcactgcgccgacccagtcaTCTGGGTACGGCCTCCGTCCAAAGCTCTACACAGCCGCACCCATtgcgccggtcgccacctgccgCGCCCTCCTTGGGagtggcgcaggctccctGCACCGCTGGGCAGAGTGAGGGACcgggagggggtaggggagATGTGTTCGAGCCACGCTGGCACTCTGCCCCCCCATCACGTGGGTGGCACAAAGGTGTCCGCCGTCGCAcgccgctccgacgccacgccctCCACAACCTCACCAgcgacatccgcagcgatacatcgctctgacctcccctacgtcgtcggtgcggggccctgccaccacccgAGGTGGCTGGGGCACGTGGCAGgcgttgggggggggggctggaTCGCTTtcccaaacacacacacacacacagatagaGAGCGGGGTGTGTACTGGGCCCTGCGgcaccacgcactgaggggggcgacccccccccctcccttaCCGGCTATCCGAATGGACAGGTCACTCATGACGGAAAAAAGCCGATATCGTTTTTGCAGGAGGCCACAGCCCATCACGAggctccctctcccttctgtTTATTTGTCTACCTCATTTCTCTGTTGGTTCTCTTTCTGTATCCTCATGTACAATGAGTtctcccacccctcccccgattcccacgcacacacgttctccccctcctccttgccgGCGGTGTTACAGTTTTCCTCGTCTCTGCCGTATTCTCTTTCATGCGTCAGCTTCTGGAGGGATGCCGGTCTCGCgaccgcctctctctctctctcctttcatTTTTTTATTTTTGTTTGCTGGCATCGTTTTGTTTGGGGAAAGGGGAACGGAAGCCGTGGCATCGTCTCTTGGGAAACAGTAcaggagcggggggggggggtttAAAGTAAGAGACGCGCATAGATGTCGCCTAGCGGGAATAGAAatgtatatatgtacatacatgtatgcatgtgtgcttATCATAAATATACATATGTAGATGAAAGGCGGGAGgcgggggaagagagaaagagaggagggacgACTGCTCTTGACTTGAGCATCTCCTCCAGTGTATCTATTGATTTTTTGTGTTGTCTTCCCGCACACCACTCCATTTCGTCCCCTGCCACCCCCGTGCCGCACTGCCTCTCACCCCCGCCTTGCTTCCTTCGATTTCTTCGGTTCCTTTTTGGCACCTACAACTGACATGGAAGTGCGCCAGATCTTCGCTCtgtacacgcgcgcacacacacacgcacaccaaaCAATGATATAAATACGATACAGCGCCCACGCCGTTGAGCGGTCACCGCTTCGTTTCTCTTTCGCTGTCGCACCTCCTCAGCGCAAAGGCGGCCCCAATGTGGcatcctctcccccctcccttccccttaTCCTGTGTTGGTTCGCCTGCAAGCGAGCCGTGCACGAATCAGAGCGGATTGGGAGGGATGGAGGGGGCCATATGTCCCCTTTTCCACCGAATGCCTTCACGGTTTCCTTTTTCTCTGTTGTGACACCCGACATGaagtggcggaggtggtcaTCGGCTCGTCTCATTTTATCCTTGATGTCTCTGCTTTCGCCctgctgccccccccctcttcctcctcctccttgctgtctctctctttccctccgcAGTAGCCACTCTTCACACCCTCAACAAACATCCGCACCACATTAGACATTAACGGGTCTCTggtgtctccctctctcccgtGGAAGGTCGTACTGGCTCTGCTG
This region includes:
- a CDS encoding conserved hypothetical protein (previous protein_id=AAZ09832.1); the encoded protein is MQGTFFSVNVLRSPFGVRGAHLVPPPDTELAMGKVSTVTDAKVTDSYAQVLPLHTTLGRETRQSYAVSGTRGIQQLVANTRSASFSAPSILVAAQELNSRGHSMPSATPQLQVISKHEKGRLLVWNGLTGAVVAACIFPPTFNVDHCAVAASYVYTTVEGSAAKSAAEEEACVYVWSRSTLRSVTVLRGHSGRLTALGVWPMETSTLIATASLDGTVRLWRHQHSPGAWDGAVANEDPVQLLWVLATAELGSVHSLRFLAVDTVVAAATRCALAFLRFPDAPAKRKGRGSLVSMGTADALAFQMVRSIVDPNGSTTFLHVCPYNRTSGGVVAVTPALGNFSLSSLASSSSPRVSAAAPVSESSTVYLLTGSTSGYIQEWTVDVENTASAEALPKLAASSAEPVYVDIKCRWHHKAHSATVDCVVTDEDVVVSTSLFDRVNIYHRTSGATCAITSTPAIPVLVPQLKELVWGTIDGALSVASYARFASGVENELQLLWTARPHATAIRGVCLSLTPDLRWDTLCTGAADGSVCVWRAMPESGRAAGGSAAARKESAAPLIAHLLHVLALPPNTAAKGDADGKRVAAVAAGLKASTTGTQGAILVVELTAIGEVGQVAAVLLKDNVEVSCAHLCRGDKGTLSLWVGTRCGKLLHAFNKPAQKVWTALMPVHWDGKPNGSVAAIADDAASSAMMVAVAEAPDSRRASQRLFLSALQLEPGATVVKTVLSRWESDVALSCNAYAAGRRERTFAMTWVSKVGSDEQASPRTIGGLLVCCSDGTMVRCLRTSMADAAPSVGPWNTPEVLVMAAASSGEANTIQRNFDESPSFSATAVASQSRDSDLLCVDMFDNSKRLLMPSKVRTTQLTALLCDVGTERVRLAAVRQEKPDVASEVALFDNAGREFGRVTHDGAVLQSNDTSTASASKGLISYTPKVQGASLRRSSAAAVPPAARAANCTAIAAHAGDRIAFIGYDDGLLQMVDTADVYVFCRRWAADATGVARPIVDVRYSGSGVVVVLLANHHLCSFAVPPRSLLDQPSL